The Streptomyces sp. YIM 121038 genome includes a window with the following:
- a CDS encoding ATP-binding protein, whose amino-acid sequence MAVDHALAEACQQQRFLCVLGDAGVGKTFAVHHAARTRFPQARVSLRLGARPRPADLRAHLHHALELQNAAPAEPAAADALIRRALRARPRIVVVDEADRMPEACFEYLRFLHDDLPGGLCTVLIAGQRGERALRAQQMLHTRTAQWLTLPPLARDEIPRTVPVLHPLWQTVAHDHLWSLDGDFAHGSLRRWALLTHHIQRTLTATGATSPHPGLLRQIIRRIDTSHRP is encoded by the coding sequence GTGGCAGTCGATCACGCGCTCGCCGAGGCCTGCCAGCAGCAGCGTTTCCTGTGCGTACTGGGCGACGCTGGAGTCGGTAAGACCTTCGCCGTCCACCACGCTGCCCGTACCCGCTTCCCTCAGGCGCGCGTCTCGCTGCGTCTGGGAGCCAGGCCCCGGCCGGCCGACCTGCGCGCCCACCTGCACCACGCTCTCGAACTGCAGAACGCTGCGCCGGCCGAACCGGCGGCTGCCGACGCCCTGATCCGCCGTGCGCTGAGAGCCAGGCCGCGCATCGTGGTCGTCGACGAAGCCGACCGGATGCCCGAGGCATGCTTCGAGTACCTCCGGTTCCTGCACGACGACCTTCCCGGCGGACTGTGCACCGTCCTGATCGCCGGACAGCGAGGTGAACGGGCCCTGCGCGCCCAGCAGATGCTCCACACCCGCACCGCGCAGTGGCTCACCCTCCCACCGCTGGCCCGTGATGAGATTCCCCGTACCGTTCCCGTCCTGCACCCGCTGTGGCAGACCGTTGCACACGATCATCTCTGGTCGCTGGACGGCGACTTCGCCCACGGAAGCCTGCGCCGCTGGGCCCTGCTCACCCACCACATCCAACGCACCCTGACCGCCACCGGTGCAACCAGCCCCCACCCGGGTCTGTTGCGGCAGATCATCCGCCGTATCGACACCTCCCACCGCCCATGA
- a CDS encoding ATP-binding protein, whose amino-acid sequence MPTWALNAAKTAIKDAVEGGRMTCLHGDAGVGKTLGASIALRTIGCEQMIWPWLRFSSTARTLREKLFHALVLDGPVPHRPAAVDALLHEALARRRYALVLDDVQNLNADCLRLIRSLWDAGDSHSRPAVVFIGDQRGYKKLRREQAARISTWNRIDRLGADEVRTAAPAFHHEWAKVPLNLIGKADAYGPQGRIRSGLTVRWACPGRNASPPAATQGCAARPPTHPRV is encoded by the coding sequence GTGCCGACCTGGGCACTGAACGCAGCCAAGACCGCGATCAAGGACGCCGTTGAGGGCGGTCGCATGACGTGCCTTCATGGCGACGCAGGTGTCGGCAAGACACTCGGCGCCTCCATCGCGCTGCGCACCATCGGATGCGAGCAAATGATCTGGCCATGGCTCCGCTTCAGTTCCACCGCGCGCACCCTGCGCGAGAAACTCTTCCACGCCCTGGTGCTGGACGGGCCTGTGCCCCACCGGCCCGCAGCGGTGGACGCGTTGCTGCACGAGGCACTCGCCCGCCGCCGCTATGCCCTGGTGCTTGACGATGTACAGAACCTGAACGCCGACTGCCTGCGTCTGATTCGCTCTCTGTGGGACGCGGGAGACAGCCACAGCCGTCCTGCTGTCGTGTTCATCGGTGACCAGCGCGGCTATAAGAAGCTGCGCAGGGAACAGGCCGCGCGGATCTCTACCTGGAACAGGATCGACCGCCTGGGAGCCGACGAGGTCCGCACCGCAGCGCCCGCCTTCCACCATGAGTGGGCGAAGGTGCCCCTAAACCTCATTGGCAAGGCCGACGCGTACGGTCCGCAGGGCCGTATACGAAGCGGACTGACGGTGCGATGGGCCTGTCCCGGGAGGAACGCGTCCCCTCCTGCGGCGACGCAGGGGTGCGCTGCCCGCCCGCCGACGCATCCCCGGGTATGA
- a CDS encoding histidine kinase, with protein MGILTLVCVVPTRGDPRPDWDPWLLAVAEPVPLVAYAYPGFVVARRRPGNRIGWLLLVSGFGGALDALGHAYAVYAIGRDLPAGILAAWVSNWAFALHFFPLYFLLLCFPDGALPSGRWRIVTWYTGVCGVWVPLSVALLLGTIDRDYFPNVRNPLGLLPLEAFYVPYEALLSSVQVAGPFVLCALSLLARYRRTNAKSRQQFKWVAFAALASLVMLAGAVLLQDPWISVAIDLILVTFSVSIAIAIVRHNLFDIDRLLSRSLLYLGMTAGVAGLYIGAVSLFALMSQRFITAKAPLLATGVVAVVLQPLRALLQRVVNRLVYGLREDPYAVLAGLDRRLETVLAPRQLLPEAVATIAKALRLPYVAVEVKRAAAYGAAGGRLAVHGAERPVALRLALVHQGEEIGTLAVAARAAEDGFSGADLRLLADVARHLAQAAAGVRLSLALLQEQERAVTARAEERRHLARDLHDSVGPVLSHAASAVETACAAVHTDPSRAADLVTGALVHIRQGSDDLRWIALGLRSPVDQLGLREAVLAYLDRVPVTVHTDMPDLLPPMPAAVEEAVYRILTEAVTDVLRHARAACCWVSLELSDGHLTLTVADDGQGPPGAARPSEGLASIRECAIAIGGMCEFRARSGGGRAYIARLPRSLPGAQLPATREASPLQPGPRHRDSDRAGGEP; from the coding sequence ATGGGGATCCTCACCCTGGTGTGCGTCGTGCCGACCCGAGGGGACCCCCGGCCCGACTGGGACCCGTGGTTACTCGCCGTGGCGGAGCCCGTGCCGCTCGTCGCCTACGCCTACCCGGGCTTCGTGGTGGCCCGGCGTCGCCCTGGGAACCGGATCGGGTGGTTGCTGCTGGTGTCCGGGTTCGGGGGCGCGCTCGACGCGCTGGGGCACGCCTACGCTGTGTATGCAATTGGGCGGGACCTTCCCGCAGGCATCCTGGCGGCGTGGGTGTCCAACTGGGCCTTTGCTCTGCACTTCTTTCCGCTCTATTTCCTGCTGCTGTGCTTCCCTGATGGCGCGCTGCCGTCCGGCCGATGGCGGATCGTCACCTGGTACACGGGTGTGTGCGGAGTATGGGTCCCACTGTCCGTTGCCCTTTTGCTGGGAACGATTGACCGTGACTACTTCCCGAACGTACGCAACCCGCTCGGCCTCTTGCCGCTGGAGGCGTTCTACGTCCCATACGAAGCCTTGCTGTCGTCGGTGCAGGTGGCCGGCCCCTTCGTGCTCTGCGCCCTCTCACTCCTGGCCCGCTACCGCCGCACGAATGCAAAGTCCCGGCAGCAGTTCAAATGGGTGGCGTTCGCGGCGCTGGCGAGCCTGGTCATGCTGGCGGGGGCGGTGCTGCTCCAGGACCCCTGGATCAGCGTCGCTATCGATCTGATCCTCGTGACGTTCAGCGTGTCCATCGCGATCGCGATCGTCCGCCACAACCTCTTCGATATCGACCGCCTGTTGAGCCGGTCGTTGCTGTACCTGGGGATGACCGCGGGTGTGGCCGGACTCTACATCGGCGCCGTGAGCCTGTTCGCACTGATGTCGCAGCGTTTCATCACCGCGAAGGCTCCCCTGCTGGCGACCGGTGTCGTGGCGGTCGTCCTCCAGCCCTTGCGTGCGCTGCTGCAGCGCGTGGTCAATCGTCTGGTCTACGGGCTGAGGGAGGATCCGTACGCGGTACTGGCCGGCCTCGACCGCCGCCTGGAGACGGTGCTCGCCCCCCGCCAGCTGCTGCCCGAGGCCGTCGCGACCATCGCCAAGGCCCTGCGCCTGCCCTACGTAGCCGTCGAAGTGAAGCGTGCGGCGGCATACGGCGCCGCAGGAGGCCGCCTCGCGGTACACGGAGCCGAGCGCCCCGTGGCGCTGCGGCTCGCGCTGGTCCATCAAGGCGAGGAGATCGGCACGCTAGCGGTCGCGGCGAGAGCGGCCGAGGACGGCTTCTCGGGCGCGGACCTGCGTCTGCTCGCGGACGTGGCCCGCCACCTCGCGCAGGCGGCAGCGGGGGTACGGCTGTCGCTGGCCCTGCTGCAGGAGCAGGAGCGGGCGGTGACTGCACGGGCCGAGGAGCGCAGGCACCTGGCCCGGGACCTCCACGACAGTGTCGGACCGGTGCTCAGCCATGCCGCCTCGGCCGTAGAGACGGCCTGCGCGGCAGTGCACACCGACCCCAGCAGGGCCGCTGACCTCGTGACCGGGGCACTGGTCCATATCCGGCAGGGCTCCGACGACCTGCGCTGGATCGCGCTGGGGCTGCGCTCACCCGTCGATCAGCTGGGGCTGCGTGAGGCCGTTCTGGCTTACCTCGACCGCGTCCCCGTGACCGTGCACACCGACATGCCCGACCTGCTCCCCCCGATGCCTGCGGCGGTCGAGGAGGCGGTGTACCGAATCCTGACCGAGGCGGTAACCGATGTGCTCCGGCACGCTCGCGCCGCATGCTGCTGGGTGAGCCTGGAACTGAGCGACGGGCACCTCACATTGACCGTTGCCGACGACGGCCAGGGACCGCCCGGAGCCGCTCGGCCGAGCGAAGGGCTGGCCTCGATACGGGAATGTGCCATCGCGATCGGGGGCATGTGCGAGTTCCGTGCCCGCTCCGGCGGCGGCCGCGCGTACATCGCACGTCTTCCCCGCAGCCTGCCCGGCGCACAGCTCCCGGCAACCCGGGAGGCGAGTCCCTTGCAGCCGGGACCACGCCACCGCGACAGTGACCGTGCTGGAGGTGAGCCATGA
- a CDS encoding GAF domain-containing sensor histidine kinase: MNELTGAHTAHTATPRILGWLSRLATKRTAWGLCIAAMATATANGVFAVLSRATPRPEYHPWWLIAAESPTGLIFATLGLLAATRRPCNPAGWLLLAAGFGASLDLLSHSYGLYAVPRELSGGVLAAWISSWGFVLFIFPLMFLFLLFPNGHLSSVRWRFAARYVSVCGLISVSIGAFAPGPLGFGYFPSVSNPVGIAALLFSVTHVGLVSVFAILVPFLVSVSSLLFRYRNSTGLLRRQLNWVAWATMMTILLVAIQILVGDNPAGTIAVDLAPVLLGTAITIAILRHNLFDIDRMLSSTLIYAGLTAGVVGLYIGIVSAFGLLLQRSASGVAPLLATGVVAVVLQPLRTLLQRSVSRLVYGLRDDPYTALALLGRRMEATSDPKKILPEAAATVAEALRLPYVAIELDSTSATGIDRMRVATHGTEVREPLKLPLVHQSEEIGLLMVGLRPLDERFSAADLRLLRDVARHVAQAASAVRLSLALLSAQEHAVAAAAEERRRLARDLHDRVGPVLTGATWTLQAALTKLHTDLDATHGLLTTALVHMRQGTEDLRRISTGLRSPVDQLGLREAVLIYLERVPLTVHPALPDEIPRLPAATEEAAYWIVAEAVANVLRHAHADNCWVTVELGGALVLTVADDGRGLPDRFRPGVGMGSMRERAAEIGGTCQIHPRAGQGTEVVTRLPPSLPGAETQHSKQTVKGGIT, from the coding sequence ATGAACGAGCTCACGGGAGCTCACACGGCGCACACGGCGACTCCCCGCATACTGGGCTGGCTGTCACGTTTGGCGACGAAGCGAACAGCCTGGGGCCTGTGTATCGCTGCGATGGCCACCGCAACTGCGAATGGCGTCTTCGCAGTCCTGTCGCGTGCAACGCCACGCCCGGAATATCACCCGTGGTGGCTGATCGCCGCGGAATCCCCGACCGGTCTGATTTTCGCAACGCTTGGGCTGCTGGCGGCGACCCGCCGACCATGCAATCCCGCGGGGTGGCTGCTGCTGGCCGCCGGATTCGGTGCGTCCCTCGACCTCCTGAGCCATTCCTATGGGCTCTATGCGGTGCCGCGGGAGCTGTCGGGCGGCGTGCTGGCTGCCTGGATCAGCAGCTGGGGCTTCGTGCTCTTCATCTTCCCGCTGATGTTCCTCTTCCTGCTCTTCCCCAACGGCCATCTGTCGTCTGTGCGCTGGCGGTTCGCCGCCCGGTACGTGAGTGTCTGCGGGCTCATCAGCGTGTCCATCGGGGCTTTCGCTCCGGGGCCGCTGGGGTTCGGGTACTTTCCCTCGGTCTCCAACCCGGTGGGCATCGCAGCACTGCTGTTCAGCGTGACCCACGTGGGCCTCGTGTCGGTATTTGCGATCCTTGTCCCCTTTCTGGTGTCGGTTTCCTCGTTGCTGTTTCGGTATCGGAACTCCACCGGGCTTCTGCGCCGGCAGCTGAACTGGGTGGCCTGGGCCACCATGATGACCATCCTCCTGGTGGCGATACAGATCCTGGTGGGAGACAACCCTGCCGGAACGATTGCTGTTGATCTGGCGCCGGTACTCCTCGGCACGGCCATCACTATCGCGATCTTGCGCCACAACCTGTTCGACATCGACCGGATGCTCAGCAGCACGCTCATCTACGCCGGACTGACCGCCGGTGTCGTCGGCCTCTACATCGGCATCGTCAGCGCATTCGGGCTGCTGCTGCAACGTTCGGCCTCCGGGGTGGCTCCGTTGCTCGCGACGGGCGTGGTGGCCGTGGTGCTGCAGCCCCTGCGCACGCTGCTCCAGCGCTCGGTGAGCCGGCTCGTCTATGGCCTGAGGGATGACCCTTATACGGCACTGGCCCTGCTCGGCCGCCGTATGGAAGCAACGAGCGATCCGAAGAAGATCCTGCCCGAAGCTGCTGCGACCGTGGCCGAAGCTCTGCGTCTGCCCTACGTGGCCATCGAACTGGACAGCACTTCGGCGACGGGCATCGACCGGATGCGCGTAGCCACCCACGGCACCGAGGTCCGGGAACCGCTGAAACTACCCCTGGTACATCAGAGCGAAGAGATCGGCCTCCTGATGGTCGGGCTCCGCCCCTTGGACGAGCGCTTCTCGGCGGCGGATCTTCGCCTGCTGCGGGACGTGGCCCGGCACGTCGCGCAGGCCGCATCAGCCGTGCGGCTGTCGCTGGCCCTGCTGAGCGCGCAAGAGCACGCGGTCGCCGCGGCGGCCGAAGAACGCCGCCGACTGGCCAGAGACCTCCACGACAGGGTTGGCCCCGTGCTCACCGGAGCCACCTGGACCCTCCAAGCGGCCCTCACCAAGCTGCACACCGACCTCGACGCCACGCACGGACTGCTGACCACCGCCCTGGTCCATATGCGCCAAGGAACCGAAGACCTGCGCCGGATCTCCACGGGCTTGCGCTCACCGGTCGATCAGCTGGGGCTGCGTGAAGCCGTTCTGATCTATCTCGAGCGCGTGCCGCTGACCGTGCACCCCGCACTGCCCGACGAGATCCCGCGGCTGCCCGCGGCAACCGAGGAAGCGGCCTACTGGATCGTGGCCGAGGCGGTCGCCAACGTCCTCCGGCACGCCCACGCCGATAACTGCTGGGTGACCGTCGAACTGGGCGGTGCTCTCGTGCTGACCGTCGCGGACGACGGCAGGGGACTTCCCGACCGCTTCCGGCCCGGGGTGGGGATGGGGTCCATGCGCGAACGTGCCGCCGAGATCGGCGGAACCTGCCAGATCCATCCGCGTGCCGGCCAAGGCACCGAAGTCGTCACGCGCCTGCCGCCTTCCCTGCCCGGCGCAGAAACACAACACAGCAAACAGACAGTGAAGGGCGGGATCACATGA
- a CDS encoding response regulator transcription factor, with translation MTDQDIRVVIADDHAFTRYGLRVLLESDPGITVVAEASDGHEAVEQTIKLRPDVVVMDVRMPNGSGLWATQEIQKARPGTKVLVHSEYEADPNVMAAMRAGASGFLMKAGDVTQIIRAVRDVAAGAWIFNLSDTARMRPWFDDLRTARREAAFPQLTSREREILNIIATPKQTTASAAARLGISTKRVENAVTDIKAKLGATDRAQLITMARTAGLGAVP, from the coding sequence ATGACGGACCAGGACATTCGTGTCGTCATCGCCGACGACCACGCCTTCACCCGGTACGGACTGCGCGTACTGCTGGAATCCGATCCCGGCATCACCGTCGTCGCCGAAGCCAGCGACGGCCACGAAGCCGTGGAGCAGACCATCAAGCTCCGTCCCGACGTCGTCGTCATGGACGTACGAATGCCCAACGGCAGCGGACTGTGGGCGACCCAGGAAATCCAAAAAGCCCGCCCCGGAACCAAGGTTCTCGTCCACTCCGAGTACGAGGCAGACCCCAACGTCATGGCCGCGATGCGAGCCGGCGCCTCGGGCTTCCTCATGAAGGCCGGAGACGTCACACAGATCATCCGCGCGGTGCGCGACGTCGCCGCCGGCGCGTGGATCTTCAACCTCTCCGACACGGCCCGCATGCGCCCCTGGTTCGATGACCTGCGCACAGCCCGACGCGAAGCCGCCTTCCCCCAACTGACCTCCAGGGAAAGGGAGATCCTCAACATCATCGCTACCCCGAAGCAGACCACCGCCAGCGCCGCGGCCCGCCTAGGCATCAGCACCAAGCGGGTCGAGAACGCTGTGACCGACATCAAAGCCAAACTCGGCGCCACCGACCGCGCGCAGCTCATCACCATGGCGCGCACCGCAGGTCTCGGAGCAGTGCCATGA
- a CDS encoding tetratricopeptide repeat protein has protein sequence MTWIQLRVQPVDNRQDPVPRTPSVLGASVVPPTGRLPVETRGRDLVLGQLQEWLRRPPAATIVLVGLGGVGKSTVAVALAERALRGRRVRRRGRRVWWISAADELSLTAGLVTVARQLDATPADLHAVASGAPDAPDRFWSLLEQTAPGWLLIFDNADDPAVLAGGMSRWRGGWRRSVAGGGSAVSDGTGWIRPSPCGLTVVTSRDCDPRTWGRHAKVRPIGPVDEDASVRVLLDLAPQAGDEAGARLLAQRLGGLPLALYLAGTYLDSAVARWRTFTAYHHALDSAGRAPLLDDPQAESRAMVTRTWEISLDDLARCGVPHARPLLRLLSCWAAATSIPLDLLDVRYLACLLRPPAAGHAGEGDESDADQLETALRGLSRLGLIEARISGPQTAIVIHPVVADSNRIHLASGVARPGEPDADRVRRVAVDLITSALSGLSPYAPADWRRFQLIGAHLHALFGTVALHLVHEPLAALISAACTTACALDQSGAISVGESLCRAALDHASSLGEDHPLILQLQHQLAWETATMGGHDQAEGMYRLVYLARRRILGEDHPDTLVTRHELAWVAAAQKRWAEAESGYRSVLPALQRTLGEEHIATLYTGHELGWALANQGRLEEAEAELQPVLRTRRQVLGEEHPHTLTTIHELAWIMARRGRSTEAEVMYRQLLDARLRILSDEHHHTLSAHHELAWVLTLQSRWNEAAAEYEKVLRARRRVLGEPHPDTLATLSALQQLEHGQVADARHVA, from the coding sequence ATGACGTGGATCCAGTTACGGGTCCAGCCGGTGGACAACCGTCAGGACCCGGTGCCGCGGACGCCGTCGGTGCTGGGGGCGTCGGTGGTGCCGCCCACTGGGCGGTTGCCGGTCGAGACGCGCGGCCGCGACCTGGTGCTGGGACAGTTGCAGGAGTGGTTGCGCAGGCCCCCGGCGGCAACCATTGTGCTTGTCGGGCTTGGTGGTGTCGGCAAGTCGACGGTGGCGGTGGCGCTGGCCGAGCGTGCTCTCCGCGGAAGGAGGGTGCGCCGTCGGGGCAGGCGGGTGTGGTGGATTTCGGCCGCGGATGAGTTGAGTCTCACGGCCGGGCTGGTCACGGTCGCCCGGCAGCTGGATGCCACCCCCGCCGACCTGCATGCTGTGGCATCAGGGGCGCCGGACGCCCCTGACCGGTTCTGGTCGCTGCTGGAGCAGACAGCGCCCGGATGGCTGTTGATCTTCGATAACGCTGACGATCCTGCGGTGCTTGCCGGGGGTATGTCGAGATGGCGGGGCGGATGGAGGCGTTCCGTCGCGGGAGGCGGATCAGCGGTGAGTGACGGAACCGGCTGGATACGTCCGTCCCCGTGCGGACTGACCGTGGTGACAAGCCGGGACTGCGACCCGCGAACGTGGGGGCGGCACGCCAAGGTGCGTCCCATAGGTCCGGTGGATGAGGACGCCAGCGTCCGGGTGTTGCTCGACCTGGCCCCCCAGGCGGGAGACGAGGCCGGAGCGCGGCTGCTGGCCCAGCGGCTGGGCGGCCTGCCACTGGCGCTGTATCTCGCCGGAACATATCTGGACTCCGCCGTTGCGCGGTGGCGAACCTTCACCGCCTACCACCACGCACTCGACAGCGCTGGGAGGGCGCCGCTACTGGACGACCCTCAGGCGGAGTCTCGCGCCATGGTGACGCGGACGTGGGAAATCTCCCTGGACGATCTGGCGCGATGCGGAGTGCCGCACGCGCGTCCCCTGCTCCGCCTGCTCTCCTGCTGGGCCGCCGCAACCTCGATACCGCTGGACCTGCTCGACGTACGCTACCTCGCGTGCCTGCTTCGGCCGCCAGCCGCTGGCCATGCCGGTGAGGGGGACGAGAGCGACGCAGACCAACTAGAGACGGCGCTGCGCGGCCTGAGCAGGCTGGGCCTGATCGAAGCGCGGATATCCGGTCCGCAGACTGCGATCGTCATCCACCCGGTGGTGGCTGACAGCAACCGTATTCACCTGGCGTCGGGCGTCGCGCGCCCGGGCGAGCCGGACGCGGATCGCGTTCGGCGAGTCGCCGTCGATCTCATCACCTCGGCCCTGTCCGGTCTGAGTCCGTACGCGCCCGCCGACTGGCGACGCTTCCAGTTGATCGGTGCGCATCTGCATGCCCTGTTCGGCACTGTTGCCCTGCACTTGGTGCATGAGCCCCTCGCAGCGCTGATCTCAGCCGCCTGCACCACAGCTTGCGCCCTCGACCAGAGTGGAGCCATCAGTGTCGGCGAAAGCTTGTGCCGTGCTGCGTTGGACCACGCGTCCAGCCTCGGTGAGGATCACCCTCTGATCCTCCAACTCCAGCACCAGCTTGCGTGGGAGACGGCCACCATGGGCGGCCACGACCAAGCGGAGGGCATGTACCGACTGGTGTACCTGGCACGTCGGCGGATACTCGGCGAGGATCATCCCGACACGCTGGTCACCCGCCACGAGCTGGCCTGGGTCGCCGCCGCCCAAAAACGCTGGGCAGAGGCGGAGAGCGGCTACCGGAGTGTCCTGCCCGCTCTCCAAAGGACACTCGGTGAGGAGCACATCGCCACTCTGTACACCGGTCACGAACTCGGCTGGGCGCTGGCGAACCAGGGGCGGCTGGAGGAGGCCGAGGCCGAGCTGCAGCCCGTCCTGCGGACCCGGCGACAGGTACTCGGCGAGGAACATCCGCACACACTGACGACAATCCACGAGTTGGCGTGGATTATGGCCAGGCGCGGTAGGTCTACCGAAGCGGAGGTGATGTACCGGCAACTGCTGGACGCGCGCCTGCGGATACTCAGCGACGAGCACCACCACACCCTGTCCGCCCACCACGAACTGGCCTGGGTCCTGACCCTGCAAAGTCGTTGGAACGAGGCGGCGGCGGAGTACGAGAAGGTCCTGAGGGCCCGGCGCCGGGTGCTCGGAGAGCCCCACCCCGACACACTGGCGACCCTTTCGGCACTCCAGCAGCTCGAGCACGGTCAAGTCGCCGACGCACGCCACGTCGCCTGA
- a CDS encoding AAC(3) family N-acetyltransferase, with protein MVITAEQLVATIDELALAQRPVMIHASLRSFGEPIEGGADAVLDALLSRGCTVLVPSFTEPQFGVIPPITMRPARNGIDYAALPDEAAARPEAAAHYTVDCGVINPGMGVLPTRLLARGAARRGQHPLNSFAAIGPQAAELVDTQTPTNVYGPVRALADTNGSILLVGVGLNRMTALHLAEQDSGRQLPIRWARTADDRVIMVETGSCSEGFPRLGPWLQPLARTARVGGCLWSVYPAKETLAAAVDAMISDQGVTHCADAGCLACRDSVAGGPIGPISLG; from the coding sequence ATGGTGATCACTGCCGAACAACTCGTCGCAACCATCGACGAACTGGCACTGGCGCAACGGCCGGTCATGATCCATGCATCGCTTCGGTCCTTCGGCGAGCCCATCGAGGGCGGAGCGGACGCTGTACTGGACGCCTTGCTCTCCCGCGGCTGCACCGTGTTGGTCCCGTCGTTCACCGAACCGCAGTTCGGCGTCATTCCACCAATTACGATGCGCCCGGCCCGCAACGGCATCGACTACGCGGCTCTGCCCGACGAGGCGGCGGCCAGACCCGAGGCAGCCGCCCACTACACCGTCGACTGCGGCGTCATCAACCCAGGCATGGGCGTACTGCCGACCCGACTGCTCGCCCGAGGCGCGGCGAGGCGCGGCCAGCACCCGCTCAATTCCTTCGCAGCCATCGGGCCACAAGCCGCCGAACTCGTCGACACTCAGACCCCGACCAATGTGTATGGACCCGTGCGTGCCCTTGCAGACACCAACGGCTCCATCCTTCTGGTGGGTGTCGGACTGAACCGGATGACCGCGCTCCACCTGGCCGAACAGGATTCCGGCCGACAGCTGCCCATCCGCTGGGCGCGCACAGCAGACGACCGAGTGATCATGGTGGAGACAGGCTCGTGCTCAGAGGGATTCCCACGCTTGGGACCCTGGCTGCAGCCGCTGGCACGCACTGCCCGGGTGGGCGGGTGCCTGTGGAGCGTCTACCCAGCGAAGGAGACCCTTGCCGCCGCGGTCGACGCCATGATCTCCGATCAGGGCGTCACCCACTGCGCCGACGCCGGTTGCCTCGCCTGCCGGGACTCGGTGGCCGGCGGTCCGATCGGCCCGATTTCGCTGGGATGA
- a CDS encoding DUF6193 family natural product biosynthesis protein yields MKWDTSVEVRVEAGWQAVHAEGRVRGELLEAAYEEPRLRRLFPWTGMGELHFSRCTEPRWTWDIPYIRPAAGGTYRVSGPLRSQTVGPAATAREAIAMVIQHLPSGCGPAFLGTPEELAAHEAATQKQQTHEG; encoded by the coding sequence GTGAAATGGGATACGAGCGTCGAAGTCCGCGTCGAAGCGGGCTGGCAGGCAGTGCATGCTGAGGGACGGGTGCGGGGCGAGCTGCTGGAAGCGGCTTACGAGGAACCCCGCCTGCGGCGGCTGTTTCCCTGGACTGGGATGGGAGAGCTGCACTTCAGCCGCTGTACCGAACCACGGTGGACCTGGGACATCCCTTACATTCGGCCCGCCGCTGGCGGCACCTACCGGGTCTCCGGCCCGCTACGGAGCCAGACGGTAGGCCCGGCAGCCACAGCGCGGGAGGCCATCGCCATGGTGATCCAGCACCTCCCGTCAGGCTGCGGCCCCGCTTTCCTCGGCACCCCCGAGGAACTCGCAGCTCATGAAGCCGCAACACAGAAGCAGCAGACACACGAAGGCTGA